Proteins encoded within one genomic window of Streptomyces taklimakanensis:
- a CDS encoding CDP-alcohol phosphatidyltransferase family protein: MEVQETRVQTDRVLTIPNILSMARLIGVPVFLWLILWPEFGGPNADGWALLVLGLSGVSDYLDGKLARRWNQISGLGRILDPAADRLYILSTLVGLTWRGILPLWLTGLLLARELMLLVAVWVLDRHGYAPPQVNFLGKAATFCLMYAFPLLLLSDGSGWVSSLAAIFGWAFAGWGTTLYWWAGILYVVQVRRLVRADAAAD; encoded by the coding sequence GTGGAGGTCCAGGAGACACGAGTCCAGACGGACCGTGTCCTCACCATCCCCAACATCCTCAGCATGGCACGGCTCATCGGAGTGCCGGTCTTCCTGTGGTTGATCCTCTGGCCGGAGTTCGGAGGGCCGAACGCGGACGGCTGGGCGCTGCTGGTGTTGGGGCTCAGTGGGGTCAGCGATTACCTGGACGGCAAGCTCGCCCGGCGGTGGAACCAGATCAGCGGCCTCGGCCGCATCCTCGACCCCGCCGCCGACAGGCTGTACATCCTCTCCACCCTTGTGGGACTCACCTGGCGGGGCATCCTCCCGCTCTGGCTCACCGGACTGCTGCTGGCACGCGAACTGATGCTCCTGGTCGCGGTCTGGGTGCTCGACCGGCACGGATATGCGCCGCCGCAGGTCAACTTCCTCGGGAAAGCCGCCACCTTCTGCCTGATGTACGCCTTCCCGTTGCTGTTGCTCAGTGACGGAAGTGGCTGGGTGTCGTCACTCGCTGCGATTTTCGGATGGGCGTTCGCAGGCTGGGGTACAACCCTCTACTGGTGGGCAGGAATCCTCTACGTGGTTCAAGTCCGCCGACTTGTCAGGGCGGACGCCGCAGCCGACTAG
- a CDS encoding mannose-1-phosphate guanyltransferase gives MKAVVMAGGEGTRLRPMTASMPKPLLPVVNKPIMEHVLRLLKRHGLTETVVTVQFLASLVKNYFGDGEELGMELTYAHEEKPLGTAGSVKNAEEALKDDSFLVISGDALTDFDLTELINFHRERGAMVTVCLTRVPNPLEFGITIVDDDGKVERFLEKPTWGQVFSDTVNTGIYIMEPEVFDYVDPDVPVDWSGDVFPQLLKEGKPIYGYVAEGYWEDVGTHESYVKAQADVLEGKVDVELDGFEISPGVWIAEGAEVHPDATLRGPLYIGDYAKVEAGAEIREHTVVGSNVVVKSGAFLHRAVVHDNVYIGPQTNLRGCVVGKNTDVMRAARIEDGAVIGDECLVGEESIVQGNVRVYPFKTVEAGAFVNTSVIWESRGQAHLFGARGVSGILNVEITPELAVRLAGAYATTLKKGSTVTTARDHSRGARALKRAMISALQASAIDVRDLENVPLPVARQQTARGSAGGLMIRTTPGVPDSVDIMFFDERGADLSQAGQRKLDRVYARQEYRRAFPGEIGDLSFPASVFDSYTGTLLRAVDTTGVAESGLKVVVDASNGSAGLVLPSLLGRLGVDSLTINPGLDESRPTETAETRRAGLVRLGEIVSSARAAFGVRFDPVGEKISLVDERGTIIEDQRALLVMLDLIAAERRSGKVALPVTTTRIAEQVAAYHGTQVEWTTTSPDDLTRVGRDDATIFGGDGRGGFIVPEFSSVFDGTAAFVRLLGLVARTQLTLSQIDARIPQAHVLRRDLATPWAVKGLVMRRVVEAAGERFVDTTDGVRVVESDGRWVMVLPDPAEAVTHLWAEGPDDASAQALLDEWSAVVDSAGR, from the coding sequence ATGAAGGCCGTCGTAATGGCCGGTGGCGAAGGCACCCGCCTTCGCCCGATGACCGCGAGCATGCCCAAGCCGCTGTTGCCGGTGGTCAACAAGCCCATCATGGAGCACGTGCTCAGGTTGCTCAAGCGGCACGGTCTCACCGAGACCGTGGTGACCGTTCAGTTCCTGGCCTCGTTGGTCAAGAACTACTTCGGGGACGGCGAGGAGCTCGGGATGGAGCTCACCTATGCCCATGAGGAAAAGCCGCTCGGTACTGCCGGCAGCGTCAAGAACGCCGAGGAAGCCCTCAAGGACGACTCGTTTCTCGTCATCTCCGGCGACGCCCTCACCGACTTCGACCTGACCGAGCTCATCAATTTCCACCGCGAACGTGGCGCGATGGTCACCGTGTGTCTCACGAGGGTGCCGAATCCCCTGGAGTTCGGCATCACGATCGTCGATGACGACGGGAAGGTCGAGCGGTTCCTGGAGAAGCCCACCTGGGGCCAGGTGTTCTCCGACACCGTCAACACCGGCATCTACATCATGGAACCCGAGGTCTTCGACTACGTCGATCCCGACGTTCCCGTGGACTGGTCGGGGGATGTCTTCCCGCAACTGCTGAAGGAAGGCAAGCCGATCTACGGGTACGTGGCGGAGGGCTACTGGGAGGACGTCGGCACCCACGAGAGCTATGTGAAGGCGCAGGCCGACGTCCTCGAGGGCAAGGTGGACGTCGAACTCGACGGCTTCGAGATCTCCCCGGGCGTCTGGATCGCCGAGGGCGCCGAGGTGCACCCGGACGCCACACTGCGGGGCCCGCTGTACATCGGCGACTACGCCAAGGTCGAAGCCGGCGCGGAGATCCGCGAGCACACGGTCGTCGGCTCCAACGTGGTGGTCAAGAGCGGTGCCTTCCTGCACAGGGCCGTGGTCCACGACAACGTCTACATCGGCCCCCAGACCAACCTCCGCGGCTGTGTCGTCGGCAAGAACACCGACGTGATGCGCGCTGCCCGGATCGAGGACGGGGCGGTCATCGGCGACGAGTGTCTGGTGGGCGAAGAGTCCATCGTCCAGGGCAACGTCCGCGTCTACCCCTTCAAAACGGTCGAGGCGGGCGCGTTCGTCAACACCTCCGTCATCTGGGAGTCGCGCGGCCAGGCACATCTCTTCGGCGCGCGCGGCGTCTCCGGCATCCTCAACGTCGAGATCACGCCGGAGTTGGCGGTGCGATTGGCGGGCGCGTACGCGACGACCCTGAAGAAGGGATCGACCGTCACCACGGCCCGTGACCACTCCCGAGGCGCGCGTGCCCTCAAGCGCGCGATGATCTCGGCCCTCCAGGCGAGCGCCATCGACGTGCGCGACCTGGAGAACGTGCCGCTCCCCGTGGCCCGGCAGCAGACCGCGCGGGGCAGCGCCGGCGGCCTGATGATCCGCACCACCCCGGGGGTCCCCGACTCCGTCGACATCATGTTCTTCGACGAGCGCGGGGCGGATCTCTCCCAGGCGGGCCAGCGCAAGCTCGACCGCGTCTACGCTCGGCAGGAGTACCGCAGGGCGTTCCCCGGCGAGATCGGCGACCTGAGTTTCCCGGCGAGCGTCTTCGACTCCTACACGGGAACCCTGCTGAGGGCGGTGGACACCACGGGCGTCGCCGAGTCCGGCCTGAAGGTCGTCGTGGACGCCTCCAACGGCAGCGCCGGCCTCGTCCTGCCCAGTCTGCTGGGCCGGCTCGGCGTCGACTCGCTGACGATCAACCCCGGCCTCGACGAGTCGCGTCCCACCGAGACGGCGGAGACCCGCCGTGCGGGGCTGGTGCGGTTGGGGGAGATCGTCTCCTCGGCGCGGGCCGCCTTCGGCGTCCGCTTCGACCCCGTGGGCGAGAAGATCTCCCTGGTCGACGAGCGGGGCACGATCATCGAGGACCAGCGGGCGCTGCTGGTGATGCTCGACCTGATCGCCGCCGAGCGGCGCAGCGGAAAGGTCGCCCTGCCGGTGACCACGACCCGCATCGCCGAGCAGGTCGCCGCCTACCACGGCACCCAGGTGGAGTGGACGACCACCTCGCCCGACGACCTCACCCGGGTCGGTCGCGACGACGCCACCATCTTCGGTGGAGACGGTCGGGGCGGCTTCATCGTGCCGGAGTTCAGCAGCGTCTTCGACGGTACGGCCGCCTTCGTGCGTCTGCTCGGGCTCGTGGCGCGCACCCAACTGACCCTGAGCCAGATCGATGCCCGCATCCCGCAGGCTCACGTGCTGCGCCGGGACCTGGCCACCCCCTGGGCGGTCAAGGGGCTGGTCATGCGGCGGGTCGTCGAGGCGGCGGGGGAACGCTTCGTCGACACCACCGACGGTGTGCGCGTGGTGGAGTCCGACGGTCGGTGGGTGATGGTCCTGCCGGACCCCGCCGAGGCCGTCACGCACCTGTGGGCCGAGGGGCCCGACGACGCCTCCGCCCAGGCGCTGCTCGACGAGTGGTCGGCCGTGGTCGACAGCGCCGGACGCTGA
- a CDS encoding DUF881 domain-containing protein, whose protein sequence is MCGMSQHPVRSSPSRPVRPDASMSLLTNVMEHSLDDGYAEAAARRGTEGRSGMPRTLRAKLVLASGLVLAALVVTLGAAQARFEAPTEARERQELVDRIRNDSRDADELQKSVDGLREEVGAMQREALQEHGGDSGEVVALLAGAVPVEGPGVELVVDDAEESGPGEGGGPRRSTSFSDTGRVRDRDLQRVVNGLWESGAEAISINGQRLTALSAIRAAGDAILVDNKPLAPPYTLLAVGDGERLSSRFRSSGDGRYLEVLRENYDIRTSISVEDRVRLPAAPSLTVRTAEPVKTGEGSTS, encoded by the coding sequence ATGTGCGGCATGTCGCAGCACCCCGTACGGAGTAGTCCCTCCCGGCCCGTGCGGCCCGACGCCTCCATGTCGCTGCTGACCAACGTGATGGAGCACAGTCTCGACGACGGTTACGCGGAGGCGGCGGCCCGCCGGGGGACCGAGGGCCGTTCCGGAATGCCGCGCACGCTGCGGGCGAAGCTCGTACTGGCGTCGGGGCTCGTCCTCGCGGCGCTGGTGGTGACGCTCGGTGCGGCCCAGGCGCGCTTCGAGGCGCCCACGGAGGCCAGGGAGCGACAGGAGTTGGTCGACCGGATCCGGAACGACAGCCGGGACGCCGACGAGCTGCAGAAGAGCGTGGACGGTCTCCGCGAGGAGGTCGGAGCCATGCAGCGCGAGGCGCTCCAGGAGCACGGCGGTGACAGCGGCGAGGTGGTCGCCCTGCTGGCCGGTGCGGTGCCGGTCGAGGGCCCCGGAGTCGAGCTGGTCGTCGACGACGCGGAGGAGTCCGGACCTGGTGAGGGGGGCGGCCCGCGTCGGAGCACCAGCTTCTCCGACACCGGCCGGGTCAGGGACAGGGATCTGCAACGCGTGGTCAACGGGCTGTGGGAGTCGGGGGCCGAGGCGATCTCGATCAACGGCCAGCGGCTGACGGCCCTGTCCGCGATCCGTGCCGCGGGGGACGCCATACTCGTCGACAACAAGCCGTTGGCGCCGCCGTACACCCTGCTGGCGGTGGGGGACGGGGAGCGGCTGAGTTCCCGGTTCCGGAGCAGCGGCGACGGCCGGTACCTGGAAGTGCTGCGGGAGAACTACGACATCCGTACCAGCATCTCGGTGGAGGACAGGGTGCGGCTGCCCGCCGCGCCCAGTCTGACCGTTCGCACAGCCGAGCCGGTGAAGACAGGAGAGGGCAGCACATCGTGA
- a CDS encoding small basic family protein has protein sequence MIAVLGLIVGVVAGLVVRPVVPTVVEPYLPIAVVAALDAVFGGLRAMLDGIFDDKVFVVSFLSNVVVAALIVFLGDKLGVGAQLSTGVVVVLGIRIFSNAAAIRRHVFRA, from the coding sequence GTGATCGCCGTTTTGGGCCTCATCGTGGGAGTCGTGGCCGGACTCGTGGTCCGTCCCGTGGTGCCGACGGTCGTCGAGCCCTACCTGCCGATCGCCGTCGTGGCCGCGCTGGACGCGGTGTTCGGCGGGCTGCGCGCGATGCTGGACGGCATCTTCGACGACAAGGTGTTCGTGGTGTCGTTCCTGTCCAACGTCGTGGTGGCGGCCCTGATCGTCTTCCTCGGCGACAAGTTGGGTGTCGGTGCGCAGCTGTCGACGGGGGTCGTGGTGGTGCTGGGCATCCGCATCTTCTCCAATGCAGCCGCCATCCGGCGGCACGTGTTCCGGGCGTGA
- a CDS encoding DUF881 domain-containing protein codes for MSEDRTTPGEGPEEERNTAGGTGSGDASPAPGDGVTGGADGTGRDDARPGDGAPADTDGTFEPPAGPPSPTGRERLVRGLWPPRVNRNQLTVALLLFVLGLGLAIQVRSTSESDPLRGARQEDLVRILDELDSRTERLEDEKRRLEDLKSELENSSDQAEEARRQTRERARQLGVLAGTVAAEGPGIHMVVNDTVGTVEAHMLLDAIQELRAAGAEAIEVNDVRVVTSTYFTDSDGAVRIDGRRVTSPYRFEVIGNPQDLEPALNIPGGVVQTMEKEQATVSITRSEKIVVDALRSAKRPDYAQSPSQ; via the coding sequence ATGAGCGAGGACAGGACGACACCGGGCGAGGGCCCGGAAGAGGAGCGGAACACAGCGGGCGGGACCGGGAGCGGCGACGCTTCCCCGGCCCCCGGTGACGGCGTCACCGGGGGAGCCGACGGAACGGGGCGTGATGACGCGCGCCCCGGGGACGGTGCCCCCGCGGACACCGACGGGACTTTCGAGCCGCCCGCCGGGCCGCCGTCGCCGACCGGACGCGAGCGGCTGGTCCGCGGCCTGTGGCCACCGAGGGTGAACCGCAACCAACTCACCGTCGCGCTGTTGCTGTTCGTCCTCGGGCTGGGACTGGCCATCCAGGTCCGTTCCACCAGCGAGAGCGATCCGCTGCGTGGCGCGCGGCAGGAGGACCTGGTGCGGATCCTCGACGAGCTCGACAGCCGCACCGAGCGGCTGGAGGACGAGAAGCGGAGGCTGGAGGACCTCAAGTCGGAGCTGGAGAACAGTTCCGACCAGGCCGAGGAGGCCCGTCGGCAGACGCGGGAGAGGGCACGGCAACTCGGTGTGTTGGCGGGTACGGTCGCCGCCGAGGGGCCGGGTATCCACATGGTGGTGAACGACACGGTGGGCACGGTGGAGGCGCACATGCTCCTGGACGCCATCCAGGAACTGCGCGCCGCGGGCGCCGAGGCGATCGAGGTCAACGACGTCCGAGTGGTGACGAGCACGTACTTCACCGACAGCGACGGCGCCGTCAGGATCGACGGCCGTAGAGTGACCTCGCCGTACCGGTTCGAGGTCATCGGCAACCCCCAGGATCTCGAGCCGGCGCTCAACATCCCGGGCGGTGTCGTCCAGACCATGGAGAAAGAGCAGGCCACCGTGTCGATAACCCGATCAGAGAAGATCGTCGTGGATGCCTTGCGATCGGCGAAGCGACCTGACTACGCTCAGTCGCCGTCGCAGTGA
- a CDS encoding FHA domain-containing protein codes for MPHGRVCFVRGESPVSFLGKLFGKRQNAGDGAKHRAPRGGEAAEDAGRPLFRDEVASGGNSGGHGPVAVDQGTPGRIGSEAPSTSGAGGGTDVPVCARCGSRAAEASRFCSNCGAPLRGGAPASERASETTSTISISGLEAYDSEMTGQTALPALPPEAQAAVEALPMGSALLVVRRGPNSGSRFLLDSELTTAGRHPQSDIFLDDVTVSRRHVEFRRGPDGRFTVSDVGSLNGTYVNRERIDSVVLNNGDEVQIGKYRLVFFASQRTV; via the coding sequence CTGCCCCACGGGCGGGTCTGTTTCGTGCGAGGGGAATCGCCCGTGAGTTTTCTTGGGAAGTTGTTCGGCAAGCGTCAGAACGCCGGTGACGGTGCCAAGCACCGTGCGCCGCGCGGTGGCGAGGCTGCCGAGGACGCCGGGCGTCCGCTCTTCCGCGACGAAGTCGCTTCCGGCGGCAATTCGGGTGGTCACGGCCCTGTCGCTGTTGACCAGGGGACGCCCGGCCGCATAGGTTCCGAGGCACCATCAACCTCGGGTGCGGGCGGAGGAACTGACGTGCCGGTCTGTGCGAGGTGCGGGAGCCGAGCCGCCGAGGCGAGCCGGTTCTGCTCCAACTGCGGCGCGCCGCTGCGAGGCGGTGCACCGGCTTCGGAACGCGCCTCGGAGACGACCTCCACCATCTCGATCTCCGGCCTGGAGGCCTACGACTCCGAGATGACGGGGCAGACGGCGCTGCCGGCGCTCCCCCCGGAGGCCCAGGCGGCCGTGGAGGCGCTGCCGATGGGCTCGGCTCTGTTGGTGGTGCGCAGGGGGCCGAACTCCGGAAGTCGGTTCCTGCTCGACAGCGAGCTGACGACGGCCGGACGCCACCCCCAGAGCGACATCTTCCTCGACGACGTGACCGTCTCCCGGCGCCACGTGGAGTTCCGCCGCGGCCCGGACGGCCGGTTCACCGTCTCCGATGTCGGCAGCCTCAACGGCACGTACGTCAACCGTGAGCGGATCGACTCGGTCGTGCTCAACAACGGTGACGAGGTGCAGATCGGCAAGTACCGGCTGGTGTTCTTCGCGAGCCAGCGAACCGTCTGA
- a CDS encoding MerR family transcriptional regulator: MVQSRSGGARRGTTAAESGPMSIGAVLNLLRDEFPEVTISKIRFLESEGLVEPQRTPSGYRKFGPADVERLSRVLRLQRDHYLPLKVIREQLDALDRGEEIRLPGPAKPSDALDPFDPVDGDRGADADGGGGANGSGRPRTTRVGREELLAAAEADEEQLAEWESYGLIGPARDGGYDAEAVTIARIVADLGRYGLEPRHLRVVKASAEREAGLVEQVVAPLRRHRNPQTRAHAESTARELATLAVRLHAALVQSALGARLH; this comes from the coding sequence ATGGTGCAATCCCGGTCCGGTGGTGCCCGCAGGGGCACCACCGCCGCCGAATCCGGTCCGATGAGCATCGGAGCGGTGCTCAATCTCCTGCGGGACGAGTTCCCCGAGGTGACGATCTCCAAGATTCGTTTCCTGGAGTCCGAGGGACTCGTGGAGCCGCAGCGGACCCCGTCGGGATACCGGAAGTTCGGCCCGGCCGATGTGGAGCGGCTCAGTCGGGTCCTGCGTCTCCAACGCGACCACTACCTGCCCCTGAAGGTGATCCGGGAGCAGCTCGACGCGCTCGACCGCGGTGAGGAGATCAGACTGCCCGGACCGGCGAAGCCGTCCGACGCCCTGGACCCGTTCGACCCGGTGGACGGGGACCGGGGCGCCGACGCGGACGGCGGGGGCGGGGCGAACGGCTCTGGCCGTCCCCGCACGACCCGGGTGGGCCGGGAGGAACTGCTCGCCGCCGCCGAGGCGGACGAGGAGCAACTGGCGGAGTGGGAGTCGTACGGCCTGATCGGGCCGGCTCGGGACGGGGGGTACGACGCCGAGGCGGTCACCATCGCCCGGATCGTCGCGGACCTGGGACGGTACGGCCTGGAACCACGCCATCTGAGGGTGGTGAAGGCTTCGGCCGAGCGCGAGGCCGGGCTGGTCGAACAGGTGGTCGCGCCGCTGAGGCGGCACCGGAATCCGCAGACCAGGGCCCATGCCGAGAGCACCGCGAGGGAGCTGGCGACGCTGGCGGTACGGCTCCACGCGGCCCTGGTGCAGTCGGCGCTGGGGGCCCGGCTCCACTGA
- a CDS encoding bifunctional nuclease family protein: protein MNELDVVGVRVEMPSNQPIVLLREVGGDRYLPIWIGPGEATAIAFAQQGMTPARPLTHDLFKDVLEAVGQELTAVRITDLREGVFYAELVFASGVEVSARPSDAIALALRTGTPIYGSDGVLDDAGIAIPDEQEDEVEKFREFLDQISPEDFGTSNQ from the coding sequence GTGAACGAGCTCGACGTTGTGGGTGTCCGGGTCGAAATGCCCTCCAACCAACCGATCGTTCTCCTGCGAGAAGTGGGGGGCGACCGTTATCTCCCCATCTGGATCGGTCCGGGTGAGGCGACTGCCATCGCCTTCGCCCAGCAGGGCATGACGCCCGCCCGCCCGCTGACCCATGACCTGTTCAAGGACGTCCTGGAGGCGGTCGGCCAGGAACTCACCGCCGTGCGGATCACGGACCTGAGAGAGGGTGTCTTCTACGCCGAACTGGTCTTCGCCAGCGGCGTCGAGGTCAGCGCACGGCCGTCCGACGCCATAGCGCTGGCCCTGCGCACCGGGACGCCGATCTACGGCAGCGACGGTGTGCTGGACGACGCGGGGATCGCGATCCCGGACGAGCAGGAGGACGAGGTGGAGAAGTTCCGCGAGTTCCTCGACCAGATCTCACCGGAGGACTTCGGGACCAGTAACCAGTGA
- a CDS encoding MerR family transcriptional regulator — protein MRSTGDSSAAGDPYPLHGSSIRPTAQSATAVRDTASERIGYRGPTACAAAGITYRQLDYWARTGLVEPSIRPAYGSGTQRLYSFRDVVVLKIVKRLLDAGVSLQNIRAAVRHLRSRGLDDLARMTLMSDGATVYECTSPDEVVDLLQGGQGVFGIAVGVVRRDVEAALSRLHAERIDTGETLLGENPADELARRRNRAG, from the coding sequence GTGAGAAGCACCGGCGACAGTAGCGCGGCGGGCGATCCGTATCCGTTGCACGGGTCCTCCATACGGCCCACCGCCCAGTCCGCCACCGCGGTCCGGGACACCGCCTCCGAGCGGATCGGATACCGCGGCCCCACGGCGTGCGCCGCCGCGGGCATCACCTACCGGCAGCTGGACTACTGGGCCCGTACGGGGCTGGTCGAGCCCAGCATCCGTCCGGCGTACGGCTCCGGCACGCAGCGGCTCTACAGCTTCCGCGACGTGGTCGTCCTCAAGATCGTCAAGCGGCTCCTGGACGCCGGGGTGTCCTTGCAGAACATCCGCGCGGCGGTGCGGCACCTGCGCTCGCGGGGGCTCGACGACCTGGCGCGGATGACGTTGATGAGCGACGGTGCGACGGTCTACGAGTGCACCTCGCCGGACGAGGTCGTCGACCTCCTCCAGGGCGGCCAGGGCGTCTTCGGGATCGCCGTCGGTGTGGTGCGGAGGGACGTCGAGGCGGCCCTGTCGCGTCTCCACGCCGAGCGGATCGACACCGGGGAGACCCTGCTGGGGGAGAATCCCGCCGACGAACTGGCGCGGCGTCGCAACCGGGCGGGTTGA
- a CDS encoding DNA polymerase IV, translating into MRRAPTVLHLDMDAFYAAVEQATKPSLRGKPVVVGGLGPRGVVATASYEARVFGVHSAMPTAQARRLCPNAAYLNPRFGLYRRVSEVVMGLLRELSPLVEPLSLDEAFVDLEAGDTGPPAGEWSAADARAVGERLRRDIRTATGLSGSVGLAGSKMLAKVASEQAKPDGLVMVPPGTERALLAPMPVRTLPGVGPATGQTLRRAGITTVGEAAEAGEAELVRLLGRAHGAALHLMALGVDERPVVAERDAKSVSVEDTFDVDLTDRTRIHAEIARLADRCVERLRGAGRSGRTVVVKVRNYDFTTLTRSETLRGPTDDPAVVREAAARLIEGVDTTAGVRLLGVGVSGLVGFAQEDLFAQTAALAPNGEGTAAPDAARPPGPTSPSEAAPAAGETVGHRLPPGRDVRHARYGPGWVQGSGLGRVTVRFEGPGTPPGRVRTFALDDPELELSEPLLPWEGTSGGRSDGQRSEPAIRPKDMFSSDTGAPVSDVSRP; encoded by the coding sequence GTGAGAAGGGCACCGACGGTCCTGCACCTGGACATGGACGCGTTCTACGCCGCGGTGGAGCAGGCGACCAAACCCAGCCTGCGCGGTAAGCCGGTCGTCGTCGGCGGCCTCGGCCCACGTGGAGTGGTCGCCACCGCCTCCTACGAGGCCCGGGTCTTCGGTGTCCACTCGGCGATGCCGACGGCCCAGGCGCGGCGGCTCTGCCCGAACGCGGCCTACCTCAACCCCCGCTTCGGCCTCTACCGCCGGGTGAGCGAGGTGGTGATGGGGCTGCTGCGCGAACTGTCGCCCCTGGTGGAGCCGCTTAGCCTGGACGAGGCATTCGTCGATCTGGAGGCGGGGGACACCGGTCCGCCGGCGGGGGAGTGGTCGGCCGCGGACGCCCGCGCGGTCGGCGAGCGGCTGCGCCGGGACATCCGGACCGCCACCGGGCTGTCCGGCTCGGTCGGGCTGGCCGGATCGAAGATGCTCGCCAAGGTCGCCTCCGAGCAGGCCAAACCCGACGGGCTGGTGATGGTCCCGCCCGGCACCGAGCGCGCCCTGCTGGCACCGATGCCGGTGCGTACGCTGCCGGGCGTGGGCCCCGCCACCGGCCAGACGCTGCGCCGGGCCGGGATAACCACCGTGGGGGAGGCCGCCGAGGCCGGGGAGGCCGAGCTGGTGCGGCTGCTGGGCCGGGCACACGGCGCGGCGCTGCACCTGATGGCCCTGGGAGTCGACGAGCGGCCGGTGGTCGCCGAGCGCGACGCCAAGTCGGTCTCGGTCGAGGACACCTTCGACGTCGACCTCACCGACCGCACGCGGATCCACGCGGAGATCGCGCGACTCGCCGACCGGTGCGTCGAGCGACTGCGGGGGGCGGGGCGCTCCGGGCGCACGGTGGTGGTCAAGGTGCGCAACTACGACTTCACCACCCTCACCCGTTCCGAGACGCTGCGCGGTCCGACGGACGATCCGGCCGTCGTCCGGGAAGCCGCGGCCCGGCTCATCGAAGGAGTGGACACCACCGCCGGCGTACGGCTGCTGGGGGTGGGCGTGAGCGGTCTGGTCGGCTTCGCGCAGGAGGACCTGTTCGCGCAGACCGCGGCCCTGGCCCCGAACGGGGAGGGGACGGCCGCTCCCGACGCGGCACGGCCGCCGGGCCCCACCTCCCCGTCGGAGGCGGCCCCGGCGGCCGGGGAGACGGTGGGGCACCGGCTGCCGCCCGGTCGGGACGTGCGGCACGCACGGTACGGACCGGGCTGGGTGCAGGGCAGTGGTCTGGGACGGGTCACGGTGCGCTTCGAGGGGCCCGGCACACCGCCGGGCCGGGTGCGCACCTTCGCGCTGGACGACCCGGAACTGGAACTCTCCGAGCCGCTTTTGCCCTGGGAGGGGACGTCGGGCGGACGGTCGGACGGTCAGCGCTCCGAGCCCGCGATCCGTCCGAAGGACATGTTCTCGTCGGACACGGGAGCACCGGTGTCCGACGTGTCCAGGCCGTAG
- a CDS encoding PRC-barrel domain-containing protein: MQTDIDPRNLIGLRTLDRDGRKIGTVDEVYLDDATGVPEWAAVRTGFFSRDAFVPLEPSEVVDGVLRVPFERALVKEAPDFGVGRHLSPEQELRLYHHYGLDTSDTGAPVSDENMSFGRIAGSER, from the coding sequence GTGCAGACCGACATCGACCCCCGCAACCTGATAGGCCTCAGGACGCTCGACCGTGACGGGCGGAAGATAGGCACCGTGGACGAGGTGTACCTCGACGACGCCACCGGCGTTCCGGAGTGGGCGGCGGTGCGCACCGGGTTCTTCAGCCGTGACGCCTTCGTGCCCCTGGAGCCCAGCGAGGTGGTGGACGGGGTGCTCCGAGTGCCCTTTGAACGTGCCCTGGTCAAGGAGGCACCGGACTTCGGCGTGGGCCGCCACCTCTCCCCCGAACAGGAGCTCCGGCTCTACCACCACTACGGCCTGGACACGTCGGACACCGGTGCTCCCGTGTCCGACGAGAACATGTCCTTCGGACGGATCGCGGGCTCGGAGCGCTGA